The following coding sequences lie in one Heteronotia binoei isolate CCM8104 ecotype False Entrance Well chromosome 6, APGP_CSIRO_Hbin_v1, whole genome shotgun sequence genomic window:
- the DZIP1L gene encoding cilium assembly protein DZIP1L, with product MNCPSSGNLFGNMLASLSGIPTFKFQSRRDTIDWRRFSAIDVERVARELDLATLQENINSITFCNLDAEKCPYCQQPVDPILLKVLKMAQLTIEYLLHSQEYLSMSLTLQEEQQQTTLNDLKRLKQDLDKQAEELKQVKEESRRRKKMISTQQLLLQAGANNYHKCQLCDKSFMNYSYLQAHMKRRHSEATEAEMEKKKQVDQMENEIEALKIKLKETQAQLETESQRRAQEAENIHQREEEGRKKFESWKEEERRKFQKEMEDLRQMFLTEFKDISNKNSNLEEKLHALQAKNMEGSNLGILKDDDFNDKHQWSKTQRELEEMKTKIEQEKIQWKKRLNELQKVHQMEKEELKCENERLRASLSSDQWKMAEHNKQQMTSLTAKLRQQAKVIQSQEKTIKLLSSSKAQEIQEIPKAEKAEESTEEELEDTLDRKKRVLEALKRNPNLLKQFRPVLEETLEEKLESMGVKRGTKGISSHNYKNLKGVIKNQQQQKAKKFPHLLTLRDKLEQAVKQKLIWNQKNENEASVPLSEISVKTQRSPYSPLQVVSSKSKELQVELQLYDLEVPKPAPRSKVSSMTSSLEAPRLSSPKQAKSNLSPQPSAVQHLSTSPFSSEEESEEESSFTSPKLRALKTKPDPPKMQQNEDSDWDSSDIESSQGKSNTGRVLSAKAAPSETLVQSMAKNLERTLTVPGRKPVGGVKLFSIQTKEDLKPSHSIKKLQFVEEDSDLDISSFEEITQHLDTNSIPKKQQAVRGSGDSAGSQTTSVWGSNSTKTDAW from the exons ATGAACTGTCCAAGCAGTGGGAATCTCTTTGGAAACATGCTGGCCAGTCTCAGTGGAATCCCAACTTTTAAATTCCAGTCACGGCGAGATACTATTGATTGGCGACGCTTCAGTGCTATTGATGTGGAGCGAGTGGCTCGTGAACTGGATCTTGCCACCCTCCAGGAGAACATCAATAGCATCACCTTTTGCAACCTGGATGCAGAGAAGTGTCCCTACTGTCAACAGCCAGTAGACCCCATTCTCTTAAAGGTTCTTAAGATGGCTCAGCTGACCATAGAATACCTGCTGCACTCTCAGGAGTACTTGAGCATGAGTCTGACACtacaggaggagcagcagcagaccACCCTAAATGATCTCAAGCGTCTCAAGCAAGACTTGGATAAGCAAGCTGAAGAGCTGAAGCAAGTAAAAGAAGAAAGCAGGAGACGGAAGAAGATGATTTCCACCCAGCAGTTACTCTTGCAAGCTGGAGCTAATAACTACCACAAG TGCCAGCTGTGCGATAAGAGCTTCATGAACTACTCCTACCTTCAAGCACACATGAAACGCAGGCACTCTGAAGCCACTGAAGCTG AGATGGAGAAGAAAAAACAGGTGGATCAAATGGAAAATGAGATTGAAGCATTGAAGATCAAGCTGAAGGAGACCCAAGCCCAACTGGAGACTGAGAGCCAACGCAGGGCTCAG GAAGCAGAGAATATTCACCAAagagaagaagagggaaggaagaaatttgAAAGCTggaaagaggaggagagaaggaagtttCAAAAGGAAATGGAGGATCTCCGGCAAATGTTCCTCACTGAATTCAAGGACATTTCCAACAAGAATTCTAACTTGGAAGAG AAACTTCATGCACTACAAGCCAAGAATATGGAAGGCTCCAATCTGGGAATACTGAAGGATGATGACTTCAATGATAAGCATCAATGGAGCAAGACACAGAGAGAGctagaggaaatgaagactaagATAGAGCAAGAG AAAATACAGTGGAAGAAAAGACTGAATGAACTTCAAAAGGTGCACCAGATGGAAAAGGAAGAG CTGAAATGTGAAAATGAGAGACTGCGGGCCTCCTTATCTTCTGACCAGTGGAAAATGGCTGAACACAACAAGCAACAAATGACATCACTCACTGCAAAACTCAGGCAACAGGCCAAGGTCATCCAATCACAAGAGAAAACA ATTAAACTTCTGTCTTCTAGCAAAGCCCAAG aaatcCAGGAGATACCTAAGGCTGAAAAAGCAGAAGAGTCTACTGAAGAAG AGCTGGAAGATACTCTGGATAGAAAGAAAAGGGTACTAGAAGCATTGAAGAGGAATCCAAATTTACTGAAGCAATTTCGGCCAGTTCTGGAGGAGACACTGGAAGAGAAGCTGGAGAGCATGGGAGTGAAGCGG GGTACAAAAGGTATCTCATCTCACAACTATAAGAATTTGAAAGGTGTGAttaaaaaccaacagcagcagaaGGCCAAAAAATTTCCACATCTCCTCACACTGAGAGACAAACTTGAACAAGCGGTGAAACAGAAACTTATCTGGAATCAGAAGAATGAAAATGAAGCATCAGTGCCATTGTCTGAAATATCTG TTAAGACCCAAAGGAGCCCATATTCCCCTCTTCAAGTTGTATCTTCTAAATCCAAAGAGTTGCAAGTTGAATTACAGCTGTATGACTTGGAAGTGCCTAAACCAGCTCCTCGGAGCAAAGTCAGCTCCATGACTAGTTCACTGGAGGCTCCCAGGCTATCTTCTCCAAAGCAAGCTAAGAGTAATCTGTCTCCTCAGCCCTCTGCTGTCCAACATCTTAG TACTTCACCTTTCAGCTCTGAAGAAGAATCTGAGGAAGAATCAAGCTTTACTTCTCCAAAGCTCAGAGCCCTCAAAACAAAACCAGATCCTCCCAAAATGCAACAGAATGAAGACAGTGACTGGGATTCATCTGACATAGAGTCATCTCAGGGGAAAAGCAATACAGGAAGGGTTCTCTCTGCTAAAGCTGCACCTTCAG AGACACTGGTGCAATCAATGGCTAAAAATCTGGAGAGGACTCTGACTGTGCCAGGAAGAAAACCTGTTGGTGGAGTGAAACTATTTTCCATCCAGACCAAAGAAGATCTTAAACCCAGCCACTCCATTAAAAAACTTCAG TTCGTTGAAGAGGACAGTGATTTGGACATTTCTTCTTTTGAGGAAATCACCCAGCATCTGGACACCAACAGCATACCAAAGAAGCAGCAAGCTGTGAGAGGTAGTGGAGACTCAGCTGGATCTCAGACCACCAGCGTCTGGGGTTCCAACAGCACAAAGACTGATGCTTGGTGA